One genomic region from Gemmatimonadales bacterium encodes:
- a CDS encoding cytochrome c oxidase assembly protein: MNAAVWLVLAVVVTPYLVGVRRLWHAAGTGHGIARWRALSFAAASGILIAAFCQPFDAVSDARFSMHMTQHILLVAVVPPLLILGKPGAALAWAVRGVVWRVDRIPMALRRAWLGVTTPLVAWLAHSATLWLWHLPRWYQLALQHPAVHAGEHVTLLGTALLLWHCAMHPRSGRRAGAGIAVLLMLATAMQSGALGALLAGSTRVWYPMQEGLRGTAAALADQQLAGLLMWVPAGLIYAIAGCVFFRNWIRGPVAAAPQMMPSEVPG; encoded by the coding sequence GTGAACGCCGCGGTCTGGCTGGTTCTCGCCGTCGTTGTCACGCCGTACCTGGTGGGGGTGCGACGTCTCTGGCACGCCGCGGGGACCGGGCATGGCATTGCGCGGTGGCGTGCACTGTCGTTCGCCGCAGCAAGCGGCATCCTGATCGCGGCGTTCTGCCAGCCGTTTGACGCAGTGAGTGACGCGCGATTCTCGATGCACATGACGCAGCACATCCTGCTGGTCGCCGTCGTGCCACCGCTGCTGATCCTCGGCAAGCCGGGCGCGGCGCTGGCGTGGGCCGTGCGTGGCGTGGTGTGGCGGGTCGACCGGATTCCGATGGCGCTGCGGCGCGCGTGGCTCGGCGTGACGACACCACTCGTCGCTTGGCTCGCGCACTCTGCCACGCTCTGGCTCTGGCACTTGCCGCGATGGTATCAACTGGCGCTGCAGCACCCTGCAGTGCACGCCGGCGAGCACGTGACGCTCCTCGGAACCGCGCTGCTCCTCTGGCACTGTGCCATGCACCCGCGGAGCGGGCGGCGCGCCGGCGCCGGAATCGCCGTGCTCCTCATGCTCGCCACCGCAATGCAGAGCGGTGCGCTCGGCGCGTTGCTCGCCGGATCGACGCGCGTCTGGTATCCGATGCAGGAAGGGTTGCGCGGCACCGCAGCGGCGCTCGCAGACCAGCAGCTCGCGGGATTGCTGATGTGGGTCCCCGCCGGGCTGATCTACGCCATCGCGGGGTGCGTCTTCTTCCGCAACTGGATCCGCGGTCCGGTGGCTGCCGCCCCGCAGATGATGCCGAGCGAGGTGCCCGGATGA
- a CDS encoding twin-arginine translocation signal domain-containing protein encodes MTTPRRDFLSWLGAGGAAAAAGIPFPARATRDSIPRPVSTKWDMSWTDRATGRMRAVFDSPGLSEGAAIFRAQAWRKEYQEVYGGDAKDLTAIVVFRHEGIPLVMNDAFWERFKCGKENKIKDPRTKKWSTVNPVSGVQAGAPASMADYNIPAFVAAGGIVLACNLAFGGMVAMLQKADKLSADDARKKAIDMLVPGVILQPSGFFAVLQAQQVGCHYFPAS; translated from the coding sequence ATGACCACACCCCGCCGCGATTTCCTCAGCTGGCTCGGCGCTGGTGGCGCTGCCGCCGCGGCCGGCATACCGTTTCCCGCCCGGGCGACGCGCGATTCGATCCCGCGTCCGGTCAGCACCAAATGGGACATGAGCTGGACCGATCGCGCCACGGGCAGGATGCGGGCGGTCTTCGATTCGCCCGGCCTGTCCGAAGGGGCAGCGATCTTCCGGGCGCAGGCGTGGCGCAAGGAGTACCAGGAGGTCTACGGCGGCGACGCCAAGGACCTGACTGCAATCGTCGTCTTCCGCCACGAGGGGATTCCGCTGGTGATGAACGACGCCTTCTGGGAACGATTCAAGTGTGGCAAGGAAAACAAGATCAAGGATCCCAGGACGAAGAAGTGGTCCACGGTCAATCCGGTGAGCGGCGTCCAGGCCGGCGCACCGGCGTCGATGGCTGACTACAACATTCCGGCGTTTGTGGCTGCCGGCGGGATCGTGCTGGCGTGCAATCTGGCCTTTGGCGGGATGGTCGCGATGCTGCAGAAGGCCGACAAGCTCTCCGCCGACGACGCACGCAAGAAGGCGATCGACATGCTCGTCCCGGGCGTCATTCTGCAACCGTCCGGCTTCTTCGCCGTGCTGCAGGCGCAGCAGGTGGGCTGCCACTACTTCCCGGCGAGCTGA
- a CDS encoding DUF3341 domain-containing protein: protein MTTRPPARHVIAEFDEDQKMVDAARHIADAGCQGVTTYGPWDLPAVDPVAAPHRPPIAAIALAGGVAGGLCGLAIQWWSTGGAYPVDIGGRPRHPLPGFIPVTFEATILGAALAVFIGWFLILRFPRLWAPIDEVDGFEQVSTTRFWLTVPAPDDAIAERASELLRSAGARRVSEAML from the coding sequence ATGACCACGCGTCCCCCCGCGCGCCACGTGATCGCCGAGTTCGACGAGGATCAGAAGATGGTCGATGCGGCACGTCACATCGCGGACGCAGGATGTCAGGGGGTCACAACGTACGGACCGTGGGATCTGCCCGCGGTCGATCCGGTCGCCGCGCCGCACCGACCGCCGATCGCCGCGATCGCCCTTGCCGGCGGTGTCGCCGGAGGTCTGTGCGGTCTCGCCATCCAGTGGTGGTCCACCGGCGGCGCCTACCCGGTCGATATCGGTGGCCGGCCACGTCACCCGCTCCCCGGTTTCATCCCCGTCACGTTCGAGGCGACCATTCTCGGCGCGGCGCTCGCGGTGTTCATCGGATGGTTCCTGATCCTCCGGTTTCCGCGTCTCTGGGCGCCGATCGATGAAGTCGATGGATTCGAACAGGTGTCGACGACCCGTTTCTGGCTCACCGTGCCGGCTCCGGATGATGCGATCGCCGAACGCGCCAGCGAGCTGCTCCGATCCGCCGGCGCCCGCCGCGTCAGCGAGGCGATGCTCTGA
- the nrfD gene encoding NrfD/PsrC family molybdoenzyme membrane anchor subunit, producing the protein MTVAVLDSDDRAAARAEARRIIEAADGPIIHPDEPVITRVLTPLWTPRAGWRPLFAVSAVFTVIFVVSAGITVVRGIGSWGNNIPTAWAYGITDFVWWIGIGHAGTFISAFLLLLNQHWRASINRLAEAMTLFALVNAMLFPILHLGRPWLFYWLAPYPATTGVWPNYLSSLPWDVVAISTYFTVSLLFWYMGLVPDLAAARDLAPERWRRRIYGVFALGWRGGAREWRSYRLGYLLLAGLATPLVVSVHSIVSLDFSIAQVPGWHSTIFPPYFVVGAIYSGFAMVLMLVIPVRRIFRFERLITPRHLELIAILLLATGLLVTYSYLCEAFISWYSGDRFEIYAMLVARPAGPYAVIYWAMIAANVVTPHLFWSKRLRRDPRVLFAAGVVIWAGMWCERFIIIAGSLNRSFLPSSWHAYAPTLVDWGLLLGSIGLFALLFLTFLRWVPAIPVSEMQELQHRPSPTGAVR; encoded by the coding sequence GTGACCGTCGCCGTGCTCGACAGCGACGATCGCGCAGCCGCGCGCGCCGAAGCACGCAGGATCATCGAGGCGGCGGATGGCCCGATCATCCACCCAGACGAGCCGGTCATCACGCGGGTGCTCACGCCGCTCTGGACACCGCGCGCCGGGTGGCGGCCGCTTTTCGCGGTGAGCGCGGTGTTCACCGTGATCTTCGTTGTTTCCGCGGGAATCACCGTGGTGCGAGGAATCGGCAGCTGGGGAAACAATATCCCGACGGCGTGGGCATACGGGATCACCGATTTCGTCTGGTGGATCGGGATCGGGCACGCCGGAACGTTCATCTCGGCCTTCCTGCTGCTGCTCAACCAGCACTGGCGCGCATCGATCAATCGCCTCGCCGAGGCGATGACGCTCTTCGCCCTGGTGAACGCGATGCTCTTTCCCATCCTGCATCTCGGTCGGCCGTGGCTCTTCTACTGGCTGGCACCGTACCCGGCGACCACCGGAGTCTGGCCCAACTACCTGTCGTCGCTGCCGTGGGACGTGGTGGCGATCTCGACATACTTCACCGTCTCGCTGCTCTTCTGGTACATGGGACTCGTCCCCGATCTCGCGGCGGCCCGCGACCTGGCACCGGAACGGTGGCGCCGCCGGATCTACGGCGTTTTCGCGCTCGGCTGGCGCGGAGGCGCCCGCGAATGGCGATCGTACCGCCTCGGATACCTGCTCCTGGCTGGGCTTGCCACGCCATTGGTCGTGTCGGTGCACAGCATCGTGTCGCTCGATTTCTCGATCGCGCAGGTCCCCGGATGGCATTCGACGATCTTCCCGCCGTATTTCGTCGTCGGCGCGATCTATTCCGGCTTCGCGATGGTGCTGATGCTGGTGATTCCGGTGCGTCGCATCTTCCGCTTCGAGCGGCTGATCACGCCGCGTCACCTCGAATTGATCGCGATCCTGCTCCTCGCGACCGGCCTGCTGGTGACGTACTCGTATCTCTGCGAAGCGTTCATCTCCTGGTACAGCGGCGATCGGTTCGAGATCTACGCCATGCTAGTCGCGAGGCCAGCCGGACCGTACGCAGTGATCTACTGGGCGATGATCGCGGCCAATGTCGTTACGCCGCATCTCTTCTGGTCGAAGCGTCTGCGGCGCGATCCACGAGTGCTTTTTGCCGCGGGCGTCGTGATCTGGGCCGGGATGTGGTGTGAGCGCTTCATCATCATTGCCGGCTCGTTGAACCGGTCGTTCCTCCCGTCGAGCTGGCATGCGTACGCGCCGACGCTCGTTGACTGGGGACTGCTGCTCGGCAGTATCGGGCTCTTCGCCCTCCTCTTCCTGACATTCCTGCGTTGGGTCCCGGCGATTCCGGTGAGCGAGATGCAGGAGCTGCAACATCGACCATCGCCCACCGGGGCGGTGCGATGA
- a CDS encoding cytochrome c3 family protein: MPAIFTPRATPVARGVLTLLVATVVVIPLVAMAWVRTPWARGEHRQITQPIPFSHPLHVTALHIDCRFCHREVERSQQAGLPSTELCVSCHNDATFASSVFTPVRRSLATSRPIPWRRVTQLPAFVYFDHAAHVGHGVACETCHGRIDRMAVVSQARSLTMSWCVDCHRNPAASIRPLATVTAMGWTGPRQGEALMRTYQVHSLTNCSTCHR; the protein is encoded by the coding sequence GTGCCGGCGATCTTCACACCCCGCGCCACGCCGGTTGCCAGGGGAGTCCTCACGTTGCTCGTGGCGACAGTGGTGGTCATCCCGCTTGTGGCGATGGCGTGGGTCCGGACCCCGTGGGCGCGCGGTGAGCATCGACAGATCACGCAGCCGATTCCATTCAGCCATCCGCTGCACGTGACGGCGCTTCACATCGACTGCCGGTTCTGCCATCGGGAGGTCGAGCGATCCCAGCAGGCGGGGCTGCCGTCGACCGAGCTCTGCGTGAGCTGCCACAACGACGCGACGTTTGCTTCCAGCGTCTTCACGCCGGTACGCCGCAGCCTGGCGACCAGCCGCCCGATTCCGTGGCGCCGGGTGACGCAATTGCCGGCGTTCGTCTACTTCGACCATGCCGCGCACGTCGGCCACGGCGTCGCGTGCGAAACATGCCACGGCCGGATCGATCGAATGGCGGTCGTGTCGCAGGCGCGATCGCTCACGATGAGTTGGTGTGTCGATTGTCATCGCAATCCTGCCGCGTCGATTCGCCCACTCGCAACCGTGACGGCAATGGGATGGACGGGTCCGCGACAGGGCGAGGCGCTGATGCGGACCTACCAGGTTCACTCGCTGACCAATTGCTCCACATGTCATCGATGA
- a CDS encoding 4Fe-4S dicluster domain-containing protein, with protein sequence MTPDSDPARSGPTRREFAKWLGAGAAVAGLGGCVREPSETILPYVHSPRAPVTGSNVHYATSMVLDGAATGLLVTSRDGRPIKIEGNPRHPASLGGTGAMHQASLLQLYDPDRAKRCQRGNRATTWGALAALCNPAALRARGGARGAGISLLLQPTSSPVELTLLDRLRDEFPDARIGVFAPLGWHGAIDASIALFGTPLIPQHDFASADAIISLDADFLGIDPFALRHAHDWASRRRGRRDSLLFVAETVPSSTGVVATDRIPATPDDLAMAATGLLAAVAGAIAPDWVGTHSPAVPARVGAWVTAAANALLANRGRSIALAGPRQPVPVHVVVAAINELLGNVGTTVWYTPPPFRVDPSIAQGDDALQRFVDASIDTAVITAINPCYSAPPAQRLTERLHAIRNTVYLGDYRDETAAAVAWHAPAAHYLESWGDARAWDGTISTVQPLIAPMYDGRTTAEFLAMLVGETATGRALVGRYDPDAVGDDALRSGYVTDSGFARQHGSVARDVVASMAATLVPLPARTDAVVVITPSAKTHDGRFAGNAWLQELPGPATRLTWDNAALMSPATADRFQVASGDVIALQNGTGTVDAPVLVTPGHADGAISLELGYGRTGAGLVRQQIGCDATALRTSSASFIEPVTVRRTGQRHDLATTQDHWSIEGRREEILGTPATVPPARPALPLYQPGETDPHGLARDQWAMTIDLDLCTGCSACVVACQSENNVPIVGRSGVLRHREMHWIRIDRYLDGPLDNPAVTVQPMLCQQCEAAPCEYVCPVTATTHSDDGINEMVYNRCVGTRFCSNNCPYKVRRFNWLAYNDPADELAALRENPDVSIRARGVMEKCTFCVQRVRHAQQDAEQRGDSRTGTVVTACQQACPVGAIVFGSLTDPASPVTALFDDSRARSSLDELGTRPRVHYLARDQRGSGRS encoded by the coding sequence ATGACACCAGACTCCGATCCCGCCCGCAGCGGGCCGACCCGCCGGGAATTTGCCAAGTGGCTCGGTGCCGGAGCCGCGGTGGCGGGATTGGGCGGATGTGTTCGCGAGCCGTCGGAGACGATCCTGCCGTACGTGCATTCGCCGCGAGCTCCGGTGACAGGATCGAACGTCCACTACGCCACGTCGATGGTGCTCGATGGCGCAGCCACCGGGCTTCTGGTGACAAGCCGCGATGGGCGACCGATCAAGATCGAAGGCAATCCCCGGCACCCCGCCTCCCTCGGCGGCACCGGTGCAATGCATCAGGCTTCGCTCCTCCAGCTATATGACCCGGATCGGGCGAAGCGTTGCCAACGAGGGAATCGCGCGACAACGTGGGGGGCGCTCGCCGCTCTCTGCAATCCCGCGGCGCTCCGCGCGCGCGGCGGTGCGCGCGGGGCCGGAATCTCCCTGCTGCTTCAACCAACCTCGTCACCCGTCGAGCTCACACTGCTCGATCGCCTTCGCGACGAATTCCCGGACGCGAGGATCGGCGTGTTCGCGCCGCTGGGCTGGCACGGTGCAATCGACGCGTCCATCGCGCTCTTCGGCACGCCGCTGATACCGCAGCATGACTTCGCATCGGCTGATGCCATCATCTCGCTCGACGCCGACTTTCTCGGCATCGATCCCTTCGCGCTGCGGCACGCCCACGATTGGGCGAGCCGGCGCCGTGGGCGGCGCGACTCGCTCCTGTTCGTGGCGGAAACGGTACCGTCGTCGACCGGGGTGGTCGCGACCGACCGGATCCCCGCGACACCCGACGATCTCGCCATGGCGGCGACCGGACTCCTTGCGGCGGTGGCCGGCGCGATCGCCCCTGATTGGGTCGGTACTCACTCCCCGGCGGTGCCGGCACGCGTCGGCGCGTGGGTCACCGCCGCTGCCAACGCGTTACTGGCGAATCGCGGCCGATCGATCGCCCTGGCCGGTCCTCGACAGCCGGTGCCAGTGCACGTCGTGGTCGCGGCCATCAATGAACTCCTGGGCAATGTCGGCACAACCGTGTGGTACACGCCGCCGCCGTTTCGCGTCGATCCCTCGATTGCCCAAGGCGATGATGCGCTGCAACGGTTCGTCGATGCGAGCATCGACACCGCCGTCATCACCGCGATCAATCCGTGCTACTCGGCGCCGCCGGCGCAGCGCCTCACCGAGAGGCTTCACGCGATTCGCAACACGGTCTACCTCGGCGACTATCGCGACGAGACCGCGGCCGCCGTCGCATGGCACGCGCCCGCCGCGCACTACCTGGAATCGTGGGGAGACGCTCGCGCGTGGGATGGAACGATTTCGACGGTCCAGCCGCTGATTGCGCCGATGTATGACGGGCGCACGACGGCAGAGTTCCTCGCGATGCTGGTTGGAGAGACGGCGACCGGACGGGCGCTGGTCGGGCGGTACGATCCGGATGCGGTTGGCGACGATGCGCTCCGCTCGGGTTACGTAACGGATTCCGGCTTTGCGCGTCAGCATGGTTCGGTGGCGCGGGACGTTGTCGCGTCGATGGCGGCGACGTTGGTGCCGCTTCCGGCGCGGACCGACGCGGTGGTTGTCATCACGCCGTCGGCTAAGACCCACGATGGTCGGTTCGCCGGCAACGCGTGGCTGCAGGAACTACCGGGTCCGGCGACGCGCCTCACCTGGGACAACGCCGCGCTGATGTCACCGGCGACGGCCGATCGGTTTCAGGTGGCGAGCGGCGACGTCATTGCGCTGCAGAACGGTACAGGAACCGTCGACGCGCCGGTGCTCGTCACGCCGGGACACGCCGATGGCGCGATCTCGCTGGAACTCGGGTACGGCCGCACGGGCGCTGGCCTCGTTCGTCAGCAGATCGGCTGCGATGCGACGGCGTTGCGCACCTCAAGCGCATCGTTCATCGAACCGGTGACGGTACGGCGCACCGGCCAACGGCACGACCTCGCGACCACGCAGGATCACTGGTCGATCGAGGGACGCCGCGAGGAGATTCTCGGGACGCCGGCGACGGTGCCACCGGCCAGACCGGCGTTGCCGCTCTACCAACCCGGCGAAACCGACCCGCATGGACTTGCCCGCGACCAGTGGGCGATGACGATCGACCTCGACCTCTGCACCGGCTGCAGCGCCTGCGTCGTGGCGTGCCAATCGGAAAACAACGTTCCGATCGTCGGACGCAGCGGCGTCCTTCGCCACCGCGAAATGCACTGGATCAGAATTGACCGCTATCTCGACGGCCCGCTCGACAATCCCGCGGTCACCGTTCAGCCGATGCTCTGCCAGCAGTGCGAGGCGGCGCCGTGCGAATATGTCTGTCCGGTCACCGCGACGACCCACAGCGACGACGGTATCAACGAGATGGTCTACAATCGCTGCGTCGGAACCCGCTTCTGTTCCAACAATTGCCCGTACAAGGTGCGCCGCTTCAACTGGCTCGCCTACAACGATCCAGCCGACGAGTTGGCGGCGCTTCGCGAGAATCCCGACGTCTCCATCCGTGCGCGTGGTGTGATGGAGAAGTGCACCTTCTGTGTACAGCGTGTGCGCCACGCGCAGCAGGATGCCGAACAACGCGGTGATTCACGCACCGGCACGGTGGTGACGGCGTGCCAGCAGGCGTGCCCGGTCGGCGCCATCGTGTTCGGCTCACTCACCGATCCCGCGAGTCCGGTCACCGCACTCTTCGACGATTCACGCGCACGCAGTTCCCTCGACGAGCTCGGCACCAGGCCGCGCGTCCACTATCTCGCACGCGACCAGCGCGGATCGGGGAGATCGTGA
- a CDS encoding M28 family peptidase has protein sequence MPTRHFVRAVAAVLLLPGCLVAQTRAATPATQPANPWAALLLPTTHAPTPTTAAITPADLRTRLFAFAADSMMGRRTGTAGNVKGVEYIASEVKRFGLLPGGVDATYFQPVAVPIDLRTFDSTSTISVAGTALTPWVDFLPRDPGAPLRPLNGVQVIYGGVWSDSNSVITAAEAAGKFVVITSTATGATNPRGIPSRPEVTGRFSTAAGIAVVGLEAFSPAERQAYHTPQAGMRDQDAPIYMYVTGAAAERLMGHALDGLERGAAGGTVSGALRYTRSPAYNLPVRNVIALLPGSDPALRGEYVVIGAHNDHIGTVGSAAAPVPLTDIMQPMAHDSIYLIDHLFRKGGADDPPPVLNPVQQQDVNAILATVRRESHGKSARIDSIFNGADDDGSGSMSVLELAQYFAAQPVKPKRSILFVWHVGEEEGLWGSQWFTDHPTVPRDSIVAELNMDMVGRGAVTDETGNSISGTPLHGGPGYLQVVGSRRLSTELGDLVESVNKSGAHGLHFDYSMDADHHPQQIYCRSDHYEYARYGIPIAFFTTGGHADYHQLTDEPQYIDYSRMAQVTNFMADLARHVANLDHRLVVDHSKPDPRADCVQ, from the coding sequence ATGCCCACTCGTCATTTCGTGCGTGCTGTGGCCGCAGTCCTGCTGCTCCCCGGTTGCCTCGTCGCACAGACGCGTGCAGCGACGCCCGCGACGCAGCCCGCCAATCCGTGGGCGGCACTCCTCCTCCCCACCACGCACGCACCGACACCGACCACCGCTGCGATCACGCCGGCCGATCTGCGGACCAGGCTCTTCGCATTTGCCGCGGATTCGATGATGGGTCGTCGCACCGGTACGGCCGGGAACGTCAAAGGCGTCGAGTACATCGCCAGCGAAGTGAAGCGCTTCGGCCTCCTCCCCGGCGGTGTCGACGCCACCTATTTCCAGCCGGTCGCCGTGCCGATCGACCTGCGCACCTTTGATTCGACCAGCACGATCTCCGTCGCCGGCACCGCGCTCACTCCCTGGGTCGATTTCCTCCCGCGCGATCCCGGCGCGCCATTGCGCCCGCTCAACGGCGTCCAGGTGATCTACGGCGGTGTCTGGTCGGATTCCAACTCGGTGATCACGGCGGCCGAGGCGGCGGGGAAATTCGTGGTGATCACATCGACGGCGACCGGAGCGACCAATCCGCGCGGCATTCCGTCGCGTCCGGAGGTCACCGGTCGTTTCTCGACCGCTGCCGGCATCGCGGTCGTCGGGCTCGAGGCCTTTTCGCCGGCGGAGCGGCAGGCGTATCACACCCCGCAAGCCGGAATGCGGGACCAGGATGCGCCGATCTACATGTATGTCACCGGTGCTGCCGCCGAACGACTGATGGGGCATGCGCTCGACGGGCTTGAACGCGGTGCAGCGGGTGGCACGGTGTCCGGCGCGCTGCGCTACACCCGCAGCCCCGCGTACAACCTCCCGGTCCGCAACGTGATCGCATTGTTGCCGGGGAGTGATCCCGCGCTTCGCGGCGAATACGTCGTGATCGGCGCCCACAACGATCATATCGGCACCGTTGGCAGCGCGGCCGCGCCGGTTCCGTTGACCGACATCATGCAGCCGATGGCGCACGACTCGATCTATCTGATCGATCATCTCTTTCGCAAAGGCGGCGCCGATGATCCGCCGCCGGTGCTGAATCCGGTGCAGCAGCAGGACGTCAACGCCATCCTCGCGACGGTGCGGCGCGAGAGTCACGGCAAGTCTGCCCGGATCGATTCGATCTTCAACGGTGCCGATGACGACGGATCGGGGAGCATGAGCGTCCTGGAACTGGCGCAGTACTTCGCCGCCCAGCCGGTCAAGCCGAAGCGCTCCATTCTCTTTGTCTGGCACGTCGGAGAGGAAGAAGGGTTGTGGGGCTCGCAGTGGTTCACCGATCATCCCACCGTGCCGCGCGATTCGATCGTGGCCGAACTCAACATGGACATGGTGGGGCGCGGGGCTGTCACCGACGAGACCGGCAACAGCATCAGCGGCACGCCGTTGCACGGTGGTCCCGGCTATCTGCAGGTGGTCGGATCGCGCCGCCTCTCCACCGAGCTCGGCGATCTCGTCGAGTCGGTGAACAAGTCGGGAGCGCACGGCCTGCATTTCGACTACTCGATGGACGCCGACCACCATCCGCAGCAGATCTACTGCCGCAGCGATCACTACGAGTATGCCCGCTACGGCATCCCGATCGCCTTCTTCACCACCGGCGGCCACGCCGACTATCATCAGCTGACCGATGAGCCGCAGTACATCGACTACTCGCGAATGGCGCAGGTCACGAACTTCATGGCCGACCTCGCCCGGCATGTGGCCAATCTCGATCATCGTCTGGTCGTCGACCACAGCAAGCCGGACCCCCGCGCCGACTGCGTGCAGTAG
- a CDS encoding cytochrome c produces the protein MHTARCWRTLRAALIAVAACDCAKPMGSGWDWNRMRTMPRAESYGASGFFRDGKAMQLAPAGTVAWAVDSSTAAVDTARGHARFAIYCAVCHGERGDGVSVVASNMDPPRPPSLLTAAIRSLPADRLDSIISSGYGPMPAFGDALDHSDRRAVLAYLSTLQLRAAAATVR, from the coding sequence ATGCACACGGCACGTTGCTGGCGAACTCTGCGGGCAGCGCTGATTGCCGTGGCGGCGTGCGACTGCGCGAAGCCGATGGGAAGCGGCTGGGACTGGAACCGGATGCGCACCATGCCGAGGGCCGAGAGTTACGGCGCCAGCGGCTTCTTCCGCGACGGCAAGGCGATGCAGCTGGCGCCAGCGGGCACCGTGGCGTGGGCCGTCGATTCAAGCACCGCCGCGGTCGACACCGCGCGTGGGCACGCGAGGTTCGCCATCTACTGTGCCGTGTGTCATGGCGAGCGGGGTGACGGCGTCAGTGTCGTGGCGTCGAACATGGATCCCCCTCGACCACCGTCGCTGCTCACCGCAGCGATCCGGTCGTTGCCCGCGGACCGGCTCGACTCGATCATCAGCAGCGGATACGGACCGATGCCCGCATTCGGTGACGCGCTCGATCACAGCGATCGCCGTGCCGTACTCGCGTATCTCTCGACCTTGCAGCTGCGCGCGGCGGCGGCGACCGTCCGATGA
- a CDS encoding DUF6526 family protein, with amino-acid sequence MSHPLSQDLKNHARYIPLFHFVAGPIFYLNLLYSIVMAIRYPILDNIVGVAVALALVILFLTARRFATTVQDRVIRLEEQLRFERLLPDDLRNRIPEFTRDQFIALRFASDAELPELARSVLDQRIHDQDAIKQMVKAWRADYMRV; translated from the coding sequence ATGAGCCATCCTCTCTCGCAGGACCTGAAGAATCATGCGCGGTACATCCCGCTCTTCCATTTCGTGGCGGGGCCGATCTTCTATCTCAACCTGCTCTACTCGATCGTGATGGCGATCCGCTATCCGATCCTCGACAACATCGTCGGCGTCGCGGTCGCGCTGGCGCTGGTGATCCTCTTTCTCACCGCCCGCCGGTTTGCGACAACGGTGCAGGACCGGGTCATTCGCCTCGAAGAGCAGCTGCGATTCGAGCGGTTGCTGCCGGACGACCTGCGCAACCGGATCCCCGAATTCACTCGCGATCAATTCATCGCACTCCGCTTCGCGTCGGACGCCGAGCTTCCCGAACTGGCGCGGTCGGTGCTCGACCAGCGCATTCACGACCAGGATGCCATCAAGCAGATGGTCAAGGCGTGGCGGGCAGATTACATGCGGGTGTGA
- the coxB gene encoding cytochrome c oxidase subunit II: protein MRSSSPLRSRVAAVIRASAVTVTLTGCHGVMSALDPASHESGMIASITWWLVGASAVIYAVVCAAMVAAISRHRDRSASSVDLSAPSERMIVWYGAIIPGVVLVALFVLTLTAMHRYPATISRRAVTYHVTAHQWWWDVSWIDASSGRAMHSANEIHVPVGAPVRIILTTDDVIHTFWVPQLQGKIDLIPGDTTEIRFTALHSGAYRGQCAEFCGVQHAHMAFVVVAEPADSFANWIASEEAPAAMPSDSARLVAQQLVVNGPCATCHTIRGTSASGAIGPDLTHIGSRRMLAAGELPNNIGTMEAWIANAQSLKPGVAMPSMRVFSGGQLRAVAAYLEGLR, encoded by the coding sequence ATGCGCTCCTCATCGCCTCTCCGGTCGCGGGTTGCCGCCGTCATTCGAGCGAGTGCAGTCACGGTTACGCTCACCGGGTGTCACGGCGTGATGTCGGCGCTCGATCCCGCGAGCCACGAAAGCGGCATGATCGCTTCGATCACCTGGTGGCTGGTCGGCGCGTCGGCAGTGATCTACGCCGTCGTCTGCGCGGCAATGGTCGCGGCGATCTCGCGACACCGCGACCGGAGCGCGTCATCGGTCGATCTGAGCGCACCGAGCGAACGGATGATCGTCTGGTACGGGGCGATCATACCGGGAGTGGTCCTCGTGGCACTCTTCGTCCTCACGCTGACCGCGATGCACCGCTACCCCGCTACGATATCGCGCCGCGCGGTGACCTACCACGTCACCGCGCATCAATGGTGGTGGGATGTGTCGTGGATCGACGCGTCGTCCGGGCGGGCGATGCACAGCGCCAACGAGATTCACGTGCCGGTTGGCGCTCCGGTGCGGATCATCCTCACCACCGACGACGTGATCCACACCTTCTGGGTCCCCCAGCTCCAGGGGAAGATCGACCTGATCCCGGGGGACACCACCGAGATCCGGTTTACCGCGCTGCATTCCGGCGCCTATCGCGGCCAGTGCGCCGAGTTCTGCGGCGTGCAGCACGCCCACATGGCGTTCGTCGTGGTGGCCGAGCCGGCCGATTCGTTTGCGAACTGGATTGCGAGCGAGGAGGCGCCGGCCGCGATGCCGAGCGATTCGGCGAGACTGGTGGCGCAGCAGCTTGTCGTCAACGGTCCGTGCGCGACCTGTCACACGATCCGCGGCACGAGTGCGTCAGGCGCGATCGGCCCGGATCTCACCCATATCGGTTCGCGCCGCATGCTGGCCGCGGGCGAATTGCCGAACAACATCGGCACGATGGAGGCGTGGATCGCCAACGCGCAGTCACTCAAGCCCGGCGTGGCGATGCCGTCGATGCGGGTCTTCAGCGGAGGCCAGCTCCGCGCCGTCGCGGCGTATCTCGAAGGATTGCGCTGA